The Hippoglossus stenolepis isolate QCI-W04-F060 chromosome 1, HSTE1.2, whole genome shotgun sequence DNA segment gtgtgaggaagagggagaaccCTGACAAACCccagcagacacagggagaacatacAAGAGGCGTTTTTGCGAGTCCCAGAAAGTGGAACACACAATTTCTGGAGAATCCATTTATGAGAAAAACAATTCTGCAGACCTTAAAATACACCCAGACTGTCACAACAAGCCCCGTGGTGCCACTCGCTCTTTTACGAGTGATCTTTTAAAGGCAATAAGAACCAATATTTCATTGTTTGCAGCTGCAtattttttctccccctctttatTTAGAAAAACGACTCGTCCTTCTCCCTCCCACCAGAGTCATAATTGCACCTTTCAGCAAACACGAAATACtaaaatgaatcaaaacacGGTGGGTTTTTTCCCAGTGACCTTCATTCAGCGCTGACAACACATTGTACCGTTGAACCTGAACTCGACGCCGTCCACAGTGAAGCAGCTGGTAAGTTGACAAGTCACCACACTTAGCGTCGTTATTAACAACTGGTCGTGTTAGTGAGTTAGTTCTGTCTTGAGCAGAGGCCTCCGCCTTGTCCGTGACACTAACAATGTGCAGACTCAGAAACTACACGTGCTATTGGCTAAGAAGTAAGGGCTCCTCCATCCTGTATCGTAGGAACAATGACGGTCCCTGGTGGACTTAGAGGCGGAGAGCTGATTTATTCTCCTCATTTCTCTGCAAAGTCCATTAGTTTGTCCATTAGTTCTGCTCTGCTGGGATCTGGGATTCCAGTTTCCCCCGAATTATAAAGcgaagagataaaaaaaacaaagcagaggcAGAACTGGTCCGTGTTTCTTCCCAGGGagagaatatttcatgtttttttgctGACTGCTCACATGAACGTTTCCTCAATCCAAAAAGCACAGAATACCGGCTGTTTGTACTTTCCCTTCTTTCTGAtgagcagttttcttttttttatttcagggcAAATAATTCACTGTGACACAATATAATGGCTGAGATTCACAGGTTATGCCCGAGAACACAGAACGTACCACACGGAGGCTTTAAGGGGGAGTAGTTTTAATTGCTTATATGATACAACACATTTCAAAGATTAGGAAACAAACACTTGAGCGTTTATTTCAGTCcagtgtggacagagagagagagtgaagggtGGTCAGACAGCCGGGTATGTCTCCGGGAAAGGGGCTGCAGTCAGTGTCGTCCAGGTTACATATGGAGCAGTGGCAGTGTCTGGCCACAGGGTAGGTGACAGCCACCGGACAGCCGTTAATGTGTTTCACCTCGTACGACCAGTCACCGTTACAGCTATTCTGTTTATCCGGACCTTCTTTGCTGATGTAGACCGGATCCTGTCGtcgacgacaacaacaacacacacacaaacacaacgatttcagaggaaaacaaaaagtgaaggAATGACAAACCCTTTATATAGATGCTTCTCAATTTTCAAATGAATAACATCTTATGAGAAATGTACCTGACATGTGACTTTTACCTGCAATCttcacaaatcaatcaatcaataaatgtttgatgacCTAGTACAGGTTAGTACAGTAGATGATCAGAGCACAGATCAAATAGTAAGaccaatgaaaatgaaacacaaatgcaaTAATACAACAAACGACTTAAAAGACTAATTTTACAATTAAAtgattacccatgatccccggcttcctaAATCA contains these protein-coding regions:
- the fshb gene encoding follitropin subunit beta, encoding MQLVVMATVLAAVAGAGQGCSFDCRPTNVRIPVESCGSTEYIDTTVCAGQCYNKDPVYISKEGPDKQNSCNGDWSYEVKHINGCPVAVTYPVARHCHCSICNLDDTDCSPFPGDIPGCLTTLHSLSLSTLD